One genomic region from Gossypium hirsutum isolate 1008001.06 chromosome D13, Gossypium_hirsutum_v2.1, whole genome shotgun sequence encodes:
- the LOC107942044 gene encoding probable 2-oxoglutarate-dependent dioxygenase AOP1 isoform X2 has translation MGVTINAEIEFPAIEFRSSDLKRGTDGWRHLCKKVQEACEKFGCFEVVYDTISTKVREETFGLMKELVEVPVERKQKNTSPMPYHGWVGPCEQVSLLYEGFGIGNASNYDCVKSFTQLMWPEGHPHFCDTIYTMGTQMEELNKLIWLMLIDSYGLGDDSLKLNYTTLVRMMKYMAPPPGEYERGLFAHTDKPVSTLICEDQVSGLEIEVNDGQWIKLTNLSPSSFVFVVGDPLKAWSNGRLKSVNHRVMMSGDKDRYSIAAFVIPNEGTIIRTPEELIDDQHPRLFKDFDFMDFFLFAFSDPAKHIDNGELLHVFAGLSPPVSN, from the exons atgGGTGTCACTATCAATGCTGAGATTGAGTTTCCAGCCATTGAGTTTCGTTCATCAGATTTGAAGCGAGGAACCGATGGATGGCGCCATTTGTGCAAAAAGGTTCAAGAGGCTTGTGAGAAATTCGGTTGTTTTGAGGTGGTGTATGATACGATATCGACGAAAGTTCGAGAAGAGACTTTTGGGTTGATGAAAGAATTGGTTGAGGTCCCGGTGGAACGGAAACAAAAGAACACTAGTCCCATGCCTTACCATGGCTGGGTTGGACCATGCGAGCAAGTTTCTTTGTTGTATGAAGGCTTCGGAATTGGAAATGCCTCCAACTATGATTGTGTTAAAAGTTTTACTCAACTTATGTGGCCTGAAGGTCACCCACACTTTTG CGACACTATATATACCATGGGAACACAAATGGAGGAGCTAAACAAGTTAATCTGGTTAATGCTAATTGATAGCTATGGATTAGGAGATGACTCACTGAAGTTGAACTACACAACATTGGTGCGGATGATGAAATACATGGCTCCTCCACCAGGGGAGTATGAGAGAGGACTTTTTGCTCATACTGATAAACCAGTCAGTACACTTATTTGTGAGGATCAAGTTTCAGGATTGGAAATTGAGGTCAACGACGGCCAATGGATCAAGTTGACCAATCTATCtccttcttcttttgtttttgtagTTGGAGATCCTCTCAAG GCATGGAGTAATGGGAGGTTGAAATCAGTAAATCACAGAGTGATGATGAGCGGAGACAAAGATCGATACTCTATAGCAGCCTTTGTCATTCCAAATGAGGGTACTATAATCAGGACACCCGAAGAGCTTATAGATGACCAACATCCTCGGCTTTTCAAGGACTTCGATTTCATGGATTTCTTCCTTTTTGCCTTTTCCGACCCAGCAAAGCACATCGACAACGGGGAGTTGCTCCATGTCTTTGCTGGCCTCTCACCACCAGTTTCCAATTAA
- the LOC107942044 gene encoding probable 2-oxoglutarate-dependent dioxygenase AOP1 isoform X3 — protein MPGVNPEIEFPAIEFRLSDLKRGTEGWNRLCKRVQEACETFGCFEVVYEKVSTKLREDAFGLMKEMVELPVETKQKNNSPMPYHGWVGPCKQVSVLYEGFGVGDASNYDSVKSFAQLMWPNGHPHFSDTIHTLGTQMEELNKLIWLMLIDSYGLGDDSLKMNYTTLVRMMKYMAPPPGEYERGLFAHTDKPVSTLICEDQISGLEIEVNDGQWIKLTNLSPSSFVFVVGDPLKAWSNGRLKSVNHRVMMSGDKDRYSIAAFVIPNEGTIIKTPKEFIDDQHPRLFKDLDFMEFFLYAFSDPARHIDNGELLHVFAGLSPPVSN, from the exons ATGCCGGGTGTCAATCCTGAAATTGAGTTCCCAGCCATTGAGTTTCGTTTATCGGATTTGAAGCGAGGAACTGAAGGATGGAACCGTTTGTGCAAGAGGGTTCAAGAGGCTTGTGAGACTTTCGGTTGTTTCGAGGTGGTATATGAAAAGGTATCGACTAAACTCCGAGAGGATGCGTTTGGGTTGATGAAAGAAATGGTTGAGCTCCCAGTGGAGACGAAACAGAAGAATAATAGTCCCATGCCTTACCATGGTTGGGTTGGACCATGCAAGCAGGTTTCTGTGTTGTATGAAGGCTTTGGAGTTGGAGATGCCTCCAACTATGACTCTGTTAAAAGTTTTGCTCAACTTATGTGGCCTAATGGTCACCCACACTTTTC TGACACTATTCATACCCTAGGGACGCAAATGGAGGAGTTGAACAagttaatttggttaatgttAATTGATAGTTATGGATTAGGGGATGACTCATTGAAGATGAACTACACAACGTTGGTGCGGATGATGAAATATATGGCCCCTCCACCAGGAGAGTATGAAAGAGGACTCTTTGCTCATACTGATAAACCAGTAAGCACACTCATTTGTGAGGATCAAATTTCAGGACTGGAAATTGAGGTCAATGATGGTCAATGGATCAAGCTAACTAATTTATCTCCTTCTTCCTTTGTATTTGTGGTTGGAGATCCCctcaag gCTTGGAGCAATGGGAGATTGAAATCAGTGAATCACAGAGTGATGATGAGCGGAGACAAAGATCGATACTCTATAGCAGCTTTCGTCATTCCAAATGAGGGTACTATAATCAAGACACCCAAAGAGTTTATAGATGACCAACATCCTCGGCTTTTCAAGGACTTAGATTTCATGGAGTTCTTCCTTTATGCCTTTTCCGATCCTGCAAGGCACATCGACAACGGGGAGTTGCTCCATGTCTTTGCTGGCCTCTCACCACCAGTttccaattaa
- the LOC107942044 gene encoding probable 2-oxoglutarate-dependent dioxygenase AOP1 isoform X1 yields the protein MGVTINAEIEFPAIEFRSSDLKRGTDGWRHLCKKVQEACEKFGCFEVVYDTISTKVREETFGLMKELVEVPVERKQKNTSPMPYHGWVGPCEQVSLLYEGFGIGNASNYDCVKSFTQLMWPEGHPHFCDTIYTMGTQMEELNKLIWLMLIDSYGLGDDSLKLNYTTLVRMMKYMAPPPGEYERGLFAHTDKPVSTLICEDQVSGLEIEVNDGQWIKLTNLSPSSFVFVVGDPLKAWSNGRLKSVNHRVMMSGDKDRYSIAAFVIPNEGTIIKTPKEFIDDQHPRLFKDLDFMEFFLYAFSDPARHIDNGELLHVFAGLSPPVSN from the exons atgGGTGTCACTATCAATGCTGAGATTGAGTTTCCAGCCATTGAGTTTCGTTCATCAGATTTGAAGCGAGGAACCGATGGATGGCGCCATTTGTGCAAAAAGGTTCAAGAGGCTTGTGAGAAATTCGGTTGTTTTGAGGTGGTGTATGATACGATATCGACGAAAGTTCGAGAAGAGACTTTTGGGTTGATGAAAGAATTGGTTGAGGTCCCGGTGGAACGGAAACAAAAGAACACTAGTCCCATGCCTTACCATGGCTGGGTTGGACCATGCGAGCAAGTTTCTTTGTTGTATGAAGGCTTCGGAATTGGAAATGCCTCCAACTATGATTGTGTTAAAAGTTTTACTCAACTTATGTGGCCTGAAGGTCACCCACACTTTTG CGACACTATATATACCATGGGAACACAAATGGAGGAGCTAAACAAGTTAATCTGGTTAATGCTAATTGATAGCTATGGATTAGGAGATGACTCACTGAAGTTGAACTACACAACATTGGTGCGGATGATGAAATACATGGCTCCTCCACCAGGGGAGTATGAGAGAGGACTTTTTGCTCATACTGATAAACCAGTCAGTACACTTATTTGTGAGGATCAAGTTTCAGGATTGGAAATTGAGGTCAACGACGGCCAATGGATCAAGTTGACCAATCTATCtccttcttcttttgtttttgtagTTGGAGATCCTCTCAAG gCTTGGAGCAATGGGAGATTGAAATCAGTGAATCACAGAGTGATGATGAGCGGAGACAAAGATCGATACTCTATAGCAGCTTTCGTCATTCCAAATGAGGGTACTATAATCAAGACACCCAAAGAGTTTATAGATGACCAACATCCTCGGCTTTTCAAGGACTTAGATTTCATGGAGTTCTTCCTTTATGCCTTTTCCGATCCTGCAAGGCACATCGACAACGGGGAGTTGCTCCATGTCTTTGCTGGCCTCTCACCACCAGTttccaattaa